In Luteipulveratus mongoliensis, the DNA window TCGTCCTGCGTTGCCGAGATTGGGCCGTCCTGAGATGACTGTGCAGTCGATGCAAGGGCAACAGGCTCTTCGATCTCAATGGTTGGGCGGATCTGTGGGGGTTTGGCCTGCCACGCGCGGACACTCTGAGCGATCTCACCGTAGAAATCGTTCGTGGCGTTGATCACGCTCTCGATGAAGCTGCCTCGCCCAGTCCCGCGCTTCGTACCAGCGCTACGAACCGTCGCGACGCGGAAGGACTTCAACTCCTTGGTCCGATCGAGAAGTAGTGCCGAGGGATCTTCGCGAACAGCGCTGAGGAGCTCAGCGCTCCCAGGACCTCGCGCGTACGCGGCAAACGCTTCAACTCTGGTCGAGGGCGGCGCCGAACTCAGTTGCCGGACAAGCCAATTGACTCGTGACGTCGCGCGTCCAACACCAGGTGCCAGAACGTCCATGTGGACCGTTATGTTGCCCGCTCGCAGATCAGCTGTGACCACAAGTTCGCCCACCACATTCGGAACTCGGACCCGACCAGTGAGAGCCCCCGTCGCGGCGGCCTCAGCCGTCAATGACTGGTTTCGAGCTACAGGGTCAGCTAGCTCCTTGCGCGTGAGGACCGGAATGACCTCGTCACCAAGTTGTCGACCCAGTTGAAGACTCGTGTAGCGCAGGAGTGCATCCCAGCGACCTGCGACATCGGCCAATCCGCTGTCTGATACACGAAGCGTGCCTGCACTGATGGCTTCTCGAATCTTGACCCAAGACTCGCCCATGTCGTTGAACGCCAGGGCGCCGGATCGCGGGTGCTCCAGGTAGCGAATCAGCTCGCCAAGAATCCAGGCTTGATCTGGGTCGGCGACTCCCCGGTGCTCCTTTTGCATGACTGCCGCGCACAAGACCTCGGACCACGAAAGGTGGTGCATAGTCACACGTCGCAGCTTGCGACCGTCGACCTTGGTCGGATGCGTCCCCGCGATGGCAGGGATCTCGTTGCTGATCGTTACAACTGCGTCGAAAGCATTCTCGCGCGCGATGTCGAGATAGTTCTCGAGCTGCTCCGCTGCCAACTCCGCCGAGCCAGTCTTCACTTCTACCAACGCGATCCACGACTTCGATCCGCGCTTCACTCGAATCAGTCCATCTGGCCGAAGTGTCCGATCGCCTAGCGGAAACGGCACCTCGATGTACGTCTCAATCGCCCCCGCGGGCGCGCCCAATGGAACAGTGACCGCACGGCCGAACTCTTTGACTGCACCCAGCACGGCCAGAAGTGCACTCGTTGCTCGACGCTCTTGCTCCTCCGCACCATTGATGCCCGATGTCGGAATCAATCTCGCCTGATGCCAGGATTCTTCGGCCATGACGTCCCCCTAAGTGGAACCTCGCCCTTCTCGGACGATAGACCTCGAAGCCACCAATCGCCTGGCATTGCGACTCATCGCAGAATTCTCAACCAACCGGTAGCCGCTCGACCGTCGACTGATGTGCGCGATCAGTCACTCAGGGATGGTGGCGAGCAGCTCCTGCAAGGCGACCTCATCGGGCAGCTCGGGCCAGACTGTCTCACCAGTCGCGGCGTAGTAGAACGCGCCGTCCACGTCTTCAAGAGGGACGTCCCGCAACCGGGCGTAGGCCAAGCGGTACGCCGCCAGCTGCAGCACGCGATGGCGCGCCGCCTCTCCCGTGGGCGGCCGGCCTGTCTTCCAATCGACGATCGTGAATCCACTTGGTACACGAGGAAACACGGCGTCAATCCGACCTCGGACGGCCATGCCGTCCACCACCGTCTCGACCGCGACCTCGATGGCGTTGGGGCGACGACCCGCCCACTCGGAGGCGAGGAAGTGCTCCTTCATGGCGGGGAGGTCGGCATCGTCGCCGGGATCAGTGTCGGACGCACCGGGCATCTCGGTGATGTCGACGAGCGCGGCCTGGGCGTAGTGCTGCTCGACCCACGCGTGGAAGGCAGTCCCCCGCCGCGCAGCCAGGGCCGGCGCGTGCGGCATCGGACGACGGAGCTCGCGGGCGAAGGCGACCGGATCGCTCGCCAACGACACCACGGCAGACGCCGACAGGTGCCGAGGCACCGTCACGACCGCGTCACCCGGCCGTCGCTGGCGGTCACGCTCGCGCAGCAGCAGGTCGATCTCCAGCGCGCGATCATCGACCGGGACGAGCCCCTGCTCCAGGAGCGGCGGCGCCTCGATCGCCTCCCGCACCCGCAACGCACCGTCCGCGAGCTGAGCACGACGCCGGGCGAGCGGGTCATGCGGCCACTGGGCTGTCAGAGCCTCGGCGAGGCGCGGGTTGGGCACGGTCTTCTCGCCGGCCGGGACCACAGGCATCGGCGCCCACTCCCCGACGCGGACCAGGTCGGCCGACCGCAGCTCGTCGATGAACCGCGAGGTGACCCGCGGCATCTTGCCGTCGGCCCAGACCGGCGCACTGAGCAGCAGCTCCTGCCGAGCCCGGGTGAACGCGACGTACGCCAACCGTCGCTCCTCCGCGACCGCGTGGGCGCCGCCATCCTCCTGGAACGCCACGAACGCGTCCTTCAGCTCTTGGGTGCCCTCAGCCGTCCGCCACGGCAGCACCGGGAGCCCGTCCCGGTCGCCGCGGAGGTCGTACGGGACGCCCTCGAGCCCGCTCGTCCATCCCTTGTCTCTGACCGTGCCGGTCCGCCACGTACCGCCGGTCCCCTCACCGCCGGCCCCCTCACCGCCGTCGGCCGCCCAGGAGGCCCGCGCGTCATGGGCCGGGAATGTGCCCTCGGTGAGGCCGGGGACGACGACGACATCCCACTCCAGACCCTTGGACGCGTGCACCGTCAGCACCTGGACCGCGTCGGTCTCGACCTCGAGATAGCCGAGGTCCAGACCACGCTCCTCCTTCTCGGCCGCGTCGAGCCACGCCAGGAAGCCGCCGAGTGTGGGCCGGTCGGCCGAGGCCGCGAACTGCGCTGCGACATCAGCGAATGCGTCGAGGTGGACTCGCGCCGTGGTCGACGTGTGCTCGGGCCGCGACAGCACCTCGATGTCCAGACCGAGCACCCGCTCCGCCTCGCCGGCGAGGTCCGAAAGGGGCAGACCCGTGAGACTCCTCAGACGGCGTACGGCTGCAGCGAGACCCTCGAGTCGACCACGCGCCGTGGCGCTCACCCGCTGCCCGTCACGCCCCGTCCAGGCGTCACGGGGCAGCTCGTCGAGCGCCTCGACCAGGGAGGCCTGCTCGCGGGAGTCGGGGGCGATGTCGGCCTGGTCGCGCGGGACGTCAGGACGATCGCGGGCCGCCAGGTGGCGCGACCACGAGGCCAGACCGTCGAGATCGGCCGGCCCGAGACGCAGCGCCGGACCGGTCAGCAGACGCATCAACCGGTCGCCGCGGCTCGGGTCCTGCACCACCCACAGCAGGCTGACCAGGTCGGAGACCTCAGGCGTCGTGAGCAGACCGCCGATGCCGACCACCTCGACGGGCAGGCCGGCTTCGGTGAGAGCCTCGGCGACCACGGGGAACTGAGATCGCTTGCGGCACAACACTGCTGCTGTTCGTCCGGAGCGCTTGCCCTCGGGCGTGAACCAGCGGGCTCGCACCCACTCGGCCACGTGGCGCGCCTCGTCCTCGGTGGTCTCCAGCCGCGCCGCGCGGATACGTCCTTCACCGGCATCCGGCCGAGGTCGCAGGGTCTCGACAGCCACCTGGCTGGACTGACGCAGCGGGGCGGCGGTCAGGTTGGCGACCTCGAGGATGCCGCGGTCGTTGCGCCAGCTGGTCGACAACGGCAGCACCGTCGCCTGTCCGTGCCCATCGGAGAAGATGTGCGGATAGCGCGCCAGGGTCGTCGCTGACGCACCTCGCCAGCCGTAGATGGACTGGTGCGGGTCACCCACGGCGGTCACCGGGACCGCTTCGCCACGAGCCACGAACAGTGATCGCAGCAGCACCATCTGTGCCTCGCTGGTGTCCTGGAACTCATCAAGCAGGACGGCCCGAAAGCGTTGCCGTTCAACGGAACCCAGCGACGGGAAGCGCTGCGCGAGCTCCGCGGCAACAGCCATCTGATCGGAGAAGTCGAGCGCCGATCGGCGGTGCTTGAGGTCGGCGTACGCCTGCACGATCGGGATCAGGTCCCGACGCGCGGCCAGTGCCTTGAGCATCGCCGTCGCGTCCGGCGGTGTGCCCCTGGTGCGCCCTGTCACAGGCAGCGTCGGGACGTGGGCAGCGACGCCGTCCAGGTAGGTCGCGACGTCCTCCGGGCGCAGCAGGTGCTCGGCCATCTCTCCCGCGAGCGCGACCACCGCTGCGGTGATCGTGCTCTCGGCGAACTCGATCCGATCCATCGGTCCGTCGTAGCGCTGGACCACCTCGCTGGCGTACTGCCAGGCCGCCGCTTCGGACAACATCCGCGACTCGGGTTCGATGCCCAGGCGCAGGCCGTTCTCGCTGACCAGACGACCGGCGTACGAGTGGTAGGTCGAGACCGCGGGGATGTCACCAAGACCCTGGGTCCCGTCATCGTCGGCGGTCGGCGTCCAGAGGCCCTCGTGGCGCAACCGACGCAGCCGACGCCCGATGCGCTCAGCCAGCTCGCCCGCCGCTTTGCGGGTGAATGTCAGACCGAGGACCTGGTCTGGCTCGACCATGCGGTTGGCCACCAGCCACACGACCCGCGAGGCCATCGTCTCGGTCTTGCCCGAGCCGGCGCCCGCCACGACGAGCAGGGGTCGCAGCGGCGCCTCGATGACTGCGCGCTGCTCCGCGGTCGGCGGCGGGTTGCCGAGCGCCTGGGCGAGCGCAGCGGCGGTGTACGCCGGCATCAGATCACCTGTCCCTCGGGCTGGAGGGGGCACGACCGGCGTACGGGACACACACCGCACCGGTCGCCGACCGTCGCGACGAACGTGGCGGCGCCCATGCCGTCGGCGGTGGCGCGTACGACCTCGTGGGCCCACGAGGTCTCGTCACCGGGCTCGATCGCGGGCTGTGCCTGGACGTCGGCAGAGTTCTTGAGGCCGGCCTTGCCGAGCTGCACCAGAGCCGCACCACCGGAGACGTCGCCCTCCTCGAAAGCGCCTTCGGCAACCGCGACCTGGTAGGCCCCGAGCTGCGGGTGCTCGACCAGCTTGTCCTTGGTCGGCTTGCTGCTGCCGGTCTTGAGGTCGATGATGCGCAGCCCGCGCTCGTCGTGCCGCTCCAGCCGGTCGACCCGCCCACGTAGCAAGGCTCGGCCGACCTCGGCCTCGAAGTCGATCTCAACCGCGACCTTGTGCCACCCGTTGGCCTCAGCGCTGTCGAGGTAGCCGGCCAGCTTGTCGAGCATCCGGTGCGCCTCCTGGCGCTTGCGTTCGGAGATCCAGCCCTCGCCGAGACCGAGCCGCGGCCACCGCTCGTCGAGCACGTCCTGCATGCGCTCCGGCTCGGTGTCACCGAGCTCGGCGGCCACCTCGTGGACCAGCGTGCCGAGGGTTGCTGCGCCGAGGTCAGGCCCTTCGCCACCGCACGAGGTCAGCAGCCAGTTGAGCCCGCAGGTCGCGAACTGGTCGACCTTGGACGGAGAGACGCCGACCTGCTGCTCGGGCTCACGCAGCGGCCGGTCGTCGGACAGCTCGGTCAGCGCCCACCACGACGCCGGGTCGGCTCCGGGGACGTGCTCGCGGGCCAGCCGCGAGAGCGTAGTCACGGCTTCCGCGCGCTCCTCGTCATCGCCGATCGCGACCTCGCGGCGCAGCTCGGCGACGGCCGCCTGCAGCGTCATCGGACGCTGCACATCGGTGAAGTCCCGGAGCCCATCCGGATCTGAGTCACCATGCGTATCAAGGGGATCCACGATGTCGAGGTACGCCGACGGCTGCTCGTCCTCGGACCGCACCGCGGTGACGACGAGGCGTTCGCGAGCCCGCGAGACCGCCACCAGGAACTGTCGCGTCTCGTCGTAGCGCACTGCTGCCTGTGCCGCTCGCAGCGTGCGGCCGCGACCGGTCAGCACATCGACGAGGTGCTCGGAGCCGAGCAGCGAGCCACGCAGCCGCAGGTCGGGCCAGACACCCTCCTGGACACCGGCCACCACCACGGTGTGCCACTCGCGGCCGGCCGCGCCGGCCGGCGTCATCAGGGCGACGCACTCGTCATCGGGCGCGCGTGCCACGAGGGTGTCGCCCGGCACGTCCTGGCCGCGCACGTGCTCCAGGAAGTCGGCCGGACCGGACTGCGGCAACCGGTCGACGTATGCCGCCGCCGCCCCGAAGAGCGCCACCACCGCATCGAGGTCACGATCAGCGCGCGCGCCAGCGGGTCCGCCGGCGAGCGCCGCGGAGGACCACGGATCGGCCAGCCCGGACGCACGCCACATCGCCCACAGCAGCGTCTCCGCGGTCGCGTCGTCTGCGCCTGCGGCTTCGACGCCCGCCTGTACGACTCGCGCCACCCTGCGTGCAGGCGCGACTTCGGGGCCGTAGAGGGTCAGCTGCCCGGCGTCGAGCACCGATGCCGCGAGCAGCTCGTCCCCGGTGCGGGTGCCACCTGCCTCCAGCTCGACGCTGCGCAACGCTCGCCGCATCCGTCGGAGGGCCACGGCATCAGCTCCGCCCAGCGGCGAGGTGAGGACATCGGTGGCCACCTCAGCGCTGATGGACGGTTCGTCGGACGATGCGGGCTCGCCGGACGATGCGAGGGAGAGCGCCACCTCGATGAGAGCCAGGAACGGGCGTACGGCCGGCTCGTCTCGCAGCGGAACCGTCGTGGGCGGCACCGCGACAGGGACGCCGGAGGCCGCGAGTGCCCGCCGCAGCGCGCCGGTGCGCCCTTGACCGCGCACAATGACGGCCAGGTCCTGCCACGGGACACCGTCGATCAGGTGCGCCCGGCGCAGCAGTCCGGCGACATGCGCAGCCTCCTGGGACACCGCCCTCAGCAGCGCGACCTCGACGACACCTCCAGGCCTGGTCACCACCTCGCGGTGCGCCGCGCCGGCCACCGCGCCGATTCGTGCACTCACCTGCCCGCCGACGGCCCGCAACGCTTGCGGCTGGCGGTAGGAGACCTCCAGCCGCCGCGCGTCGCCGGCGTCCCACTCCTGAGCCAGGGCAGCGAACAGCCCGGGCTCAGCTCCTCGGAACCCCTGCACCGTGCTGTCCGGATCGGCGATCAGCCGCACCTGGGTCTGCGCACCGACGACGACACGCAGCAGCCGGGCCGCGGCCGACGTGAGCTCCTGGGCGTCATCGACCACCACGAACCGCACGGTGTCGCGTACGCGTCGCAGGGCTTCGTCGTCCTCCTGGAGGAGGTCGGCCGCCGACCCCAGGATCCACGCAGGGTCGTACGCCCCTGGCCGCGACAGGGCTGTCACCTCGTCGTAGTCGTCCAGCACGTCGGCGGCCGCCACCCACTCAGGACGCTCGTGCTCGACACCGAGTCTGCGCAGATCATCCGACTCCTGACCCCACTCCACCGCACGCATCAGCAGGTCGCGCAGCTCGGCACGAAACCCCCTGGTAGGCAACGCTTCTCGGACGTACGACGGCCACGGCGGCTCAGGTGCATCGCCTGCTGCATAACCCTCCAGCAGCTCCTTGAGCACGACGTCCTGCTCCGGACCGTTGAGGAGCCGCGGCGCCGGCAGCCCACGCAGTGCGGCCGCCTGACGCAGCAGCCCGAAGCCGAGCGCCTGATGCGTCCGCGACACCGGCTCGGTCGTCGTCCCAGCATTGCGCCGTCTGGTGGCTGCTCCTCCTCCGAGCGCCGTCGCAGGCTCCGGCGCGTCGGCATCGTCGCGCCACAACCGTGACGTCACGCGGTCGCGCAGTGCCCCGGCTGCGACACGCGTCGGTGAGAGCAGCAGACAGTGCTCGGGTCGTACGCCACGCGCGACCGCGGCCACCACCATCTCGACCGCGGTGACCGTCTTGCCCGTGCCGGGCGCTCCGATGACGGTCAGTGCTCGGCCGTCGAAGTCGACTGCCTCGCGCTGGACGTCGTCCAGCACCGGCAGCACCGCCGTGAGGTCGGCAGCGCGTCGCATCTTCAGCACGCGCGCCATCCCATCACGCAGGTCGGACGCCCTCGACCTCATCCAGCGGGAACCGGGCGCGGCGCAGGTCGACCCGCCCGTTCCGCATCGGCGTGTCCTCCTCGCGGTAGTGCGCGATCGCCTCGTCCTCGTGACCCTGCGGTGGCCGTCCGTCGGCGCGCAGCACCCGCCACCAGGCGACCATCGACCCGTACCCCGACATCACCGAACCGACCTGCCGTGGGCCGCTGCCCGCCACGGCGGCGATGTCGCCGTACGTCACGACGCGGCCCTCGGGGATCTGGTCGACGATCGCGAGGACGAGGTCAGCCAGCTCGGGCAGCTCCTCGAGCAGCTCGTGATCGTCATCGCCCATCAGTACGTCGCCATCGTGGGGTCGATGTCGTGGGCCCAGGCAAGGACGCCGCCGTCCAGCGAGCGCGCCTGTCGACCCGTGCCCTCGGCGAGCAGTCGTACGGCCTCGGCCGACCGGGCACCGGACTTGCACATGATCACGACCGGCACGTCGTCCGGCGTACGCGCGAGGTCGGCGAGCGCCGCGCCCGACCGGAACTCGTCGAGATGGACCGCCTCGCTGCCCCCGATCGTCGCGATCGCGCGCTCTCCCTCACCTCGGACGTCGACCAGCCGCACCGCGCCGGATCCGTCGATGAGCCGGGCCAGCTCGGCGGCACTGATCGTGGGTACGCCGACCGCCGGGTCCTCGCACACCTGCACCAGGTCGGTCGGCTCGGTGATCGTCGGGTGGTCGCCGCACACCGCACAGGCGGGGTTGCGGCGTACGGCCAGCTCGCGCCAGCGCTGCGACAGCGCGTCGTGCACGAGCAGCCGACCGACGAGCGGCTCGCCGATCCCGACCAGGAGCTTGAGCACCTCCGTCGCCTGCACCGACCCGATGACGGCCGCGACCGCTCCGAGCACCCCACCCTCGGCACACGACGGCACCTGTCCGGGCTCCGGCGGTGTGGGGAAGACGCAGCGGTAGCACGGCCCGTGGCCGGCCCACCAGACCGAGACCTGTCCGTCGAAACGCAGGATCGAACCCCAGACGAGCGGTACGCCGGCCAGCACGCAGGCGTCGTTCAGCAGGTAGCGGGTCGCGAAGTTGTCGGTGCCGTCCACTACGACGTCGGCGCCCTCGATCAGTTCCATCACGTTGTCGGCGCTCAGTCGCTCGCGATGCTCGACGACCTCGACCTCGGGGTTGAGATCAGCCAGCCGCGCGCTGGCCGACGCGACCTTGGGAGACCCGACGTCCGGCGTACGGTGCAGCACCTGGCGCTGGAGGTTGGTCAGATCGACCACGTCGTCGTCGATCACGTCCAGCCGACCGACTCCGGCAGCGGCGAGGTAGAGCAGCACCGGGGAGCCGAGTCCACCGGCCCCGACGACGACCACCCGCGCCTCGCGCAGCCGTTGCTGGCCCGCAGGTCCGACCTCGGGCAGGAGCAGGTGGCGGGCGTAGCGACCGGTCGACACGCTCCCATTGTCGCCTCGCCCGGCTGATACGAACGACGCGGCCCGTAGGAATCCGTCGGGAGTGTCCTGTGACTCGCCAGTAGCGACGACATAGGATGCCGAGATCGTAAGTACTTGCCCGAGGGAGGCGCTCGACGTGACGACATTGTCCGAGGGACGCGGCCGCACCAGCAGGCTGCCGCGCTCGGCCCGCCGCGCCCAGCTCATGGAGGCCGCTCAGTCGGTGTTCGTCGAGTCCGGCTACCACGCCACCGCGATGGACGAGATCGCCGACCGAGCCCAGGTCAGCAAGCCCGTGCTCTACCAGCACTTCCCGGGCAAGCTGGATCTCTACCTCGCGCTGCTGGACCTGCACACCGCCAAGCTGCCCGTGCTCGTCACGACGGCGCTGGAGTCCACCACCGACAACGCGCAGCGCGTGGCCGCCACGGTCGATGCGTTCTTCGAGTTCGTGGAGCGCAAGGACGCGGCGTTCCGGATGGTCTTCGAGTCCGACCTGATCAACGAGCCCGCGGTGGCCGAGCGGGTCGAGCGGATGATGGGACTGTG includes these proteins:
- a CDS encoding ATP-dependent helicase, which translates into the protein MPAYTAAALAQALGNPPPTAEQRAVIEAPLRPLLVVAGAGSGKTETMASRVVWLVANRMVEPDQVLGLTFTRKAAGELAERIGRRLRRLRHEGLWTPTADDDGTQGLGDIPAVSTYHSYAGRLVSENGLRLGIEPESRMLSEAAAWQYASEVVQRYDGPMDRIEFAESTITAAVVALAGEMAEHLLRPEDVATYLDGVAAHVPTLPVTGRTRGTPPDATAMLKALAARRDLIPIVQAYADLKHRRSALDFSDQMAVAAELAQRFPSLGSVERQRFRAVLLDEFQDTSEAQMVLLRSLFVARGEAVPVTAVGDPHQSIYGWRGASATTLARYPHIFSDGHGQATVLPLSTSWRNDRGILEVANLTAAPLRQSSQVAVETLRPRPDAGEGRIRAARLETTEDEARHVAEWVRARWFTPEGKRSGRTAAVLCRKRSQFPVVAEALTEAGLPVEVVGIGGLLTTPEVSDLVSLLWVVQDPSRGDRLMRLLTGPALRLGPADLDGLASWSRHLAARDRPDVPRDQADIAPDSREQASLVEALDELPRDAWTGRDGQRVSATARGRLEGLAAAVRRLRSLTGLPLSDLAGEAERVLGLDIEVLSRPEHTSTTARVHLDAFADVAAQFAASADRPTLGGFLAWLDAAEKEERGLDLGYLEVETDAVQVLTVHASKGLEWDVVVVPGLTEGTFPAHDARASWAADGGEGAGGEGTGGTWRTGTVRDKGWTSGLEGVPYDLRGDRDGLPVLPWRTAEGTQELKDAFVAFQEDGGAHAVAEERRLAYVAFTRARQELLLSAPVWADGKMPRVTSRFIDELRSADLVRVGEWAPMPVVPAGEKTVPNPRLAEALTAQWPHDPLARRRAQLADGALRVREAIEAPPLLEQGLVPVDDRALEIDLLLRERDRQRRPGDAVVTVPRHLSASAVVSLASDPVAFARELRRPMPHAPALAARRGTAFHAWVEQHYAQAALVDITEMPGASDTDPGDDADLPAMKEHFLASEWAGRRPNAIEVAVETVVDGMAVRGRIDAVFPRVPSGFTIVDWKTGRPPTGEAARHRVLQLAAYRLAYARLRDVPLEDVDGAFYYAATGETVWPELPDEVALQELLATIPE
- a CDS encoding ATP-dependent helicase, with amino-acid sequence MRRAADLTAVLPVLDDVQREAVDFDGRALTVIGAPGTGKTVTAVEMVVAAVARGVRPEHCLLLSPTRVAAGALRDRVTSRLWRDDADAPEPATALGGGAATRRRNAGTTTEPVSRTHQALGFGLLRQAAALRGLPAPRLLNGPEQDVVLKELLEGYAAGDAPEPPWPSYVREALPTRGFRAELRDLLMRAVEWGQESDDLRRLGVEHERPEWVAAADVLDDYDEVTALSRPGAYDPAWILGSAADLLQEDDEALRRVRDTVRFVVVDDAQELTSAAARLLRVVVGAQTQVRLIADPDSTVQGFRGAEPGLFAALAQEWDAGDARRLEVSYRQPQALRAVGGQVSARIGAVAGAAHREVVTRPGGVVEVALLRAVSQEAAHVAGLLRRAHLIDGVPWQDLAVIVRGQGRTGALRRALAASGVPVAVPPTTVPLRDEPAVRPFLALIEVALSLASSGEPASSDEPSISAEVATDVLTSPLGGADAVALRRMRRALRSVELEAGGTRTGDELLAASVLDAGQLTLYGPEVAPARRVARVVQAGVEAAGADDATAETLLWAMWRASGLADPWSSAALAGGPAGARADRDLDAVVALFGAAAAYVDRLPQSGPADFLEHVRGQDVPGDTLVARAPDDECVALMTPAGAAGREWHTVVVAGVQEGVWPDLRLRGSLLGSEHLVDVLTGRGRTLRAAQAAVRYDETRQFLVAVSRARERLVVTAVRSEDEQPSAYLDIVDPLDTHGDSDPDGLRDFTDVQRPMTLQAAVAELRREVAIGDDEERAEAVTTLSRLAREHVPGADPASWWALTELSDDRPLREPEQQVGVSPSKVDQFATCGLNWLLTSCGGEGPDLGAATLGTLVHEVAAELGDTEPERMQDVLDERWPRLGLGEGWISERKRQEAHRMLDKLAGYLDSAEANGWHKVAVEIDFEAEVGRALLRGRVDRLERHDERGLRIIDLKTGSSKPTKDKLVEHPQLGAYQVAVAEGAFEEGDVSGGAALVQLGKAGLKNSADVQAQPAIEPGDETSWAHEVVRATADGMGAATFVATVGDRCGVCPVRRSCPLQPEGQVI
- a CDS encoding MGMT family protein; amino-acid sequence: MGDDDHELLEELPELADLVLAIVDQIPEGRVVTYGDIAAVAGSGPRQVGSVMSGYGSMVAWWRVLRADGRPPQGHEDEAIAHYREEDTPMRNGRVDLRRARFPLDEVEGVRPA
- the moeB gene encoding molybdopterin-synthase adenylyltransferase MoeB; this translates as MSTGRYARHLLLPEVGPAGQQRLREARVVVVGAGGLGSPVLLYLAAAGVGRLDVIDDDVVDLTNLQRQVLHRTPDVGSPKVASASARLADLNPEVEVVEHRERLSADNVMELIEGADVVVDGTDNFATRYLLNDACVLAGVPLVWGSILRFDGQVSVWWAGHGPCYRCVFPTPPEPGQVPSCAEGGVLGAVAAVIGSVQATEVLKLLVGIGEPLVGRLLVHDALSQRWRELAVRRNPACAVCGDHPTITEPTDLVQVCEDPAVGVPTISAAELARLIDGSGAVRLVDVRGEGERAIATIGGSEAVHLDEFRSGAALADLARTPDDVPVVIMCKSGARSAEAVRLLAEGTGRQARSLDGGVLAWAHDIDPTMATY
- a CDS encoding TetR/AcrR family transcriptional regulator translates to MEAAQSVFVESGYHATAMDEIADRAQVSKPVLYQHFPGKLDLYLALLDLHTAKLPVLVTTALESTTDNAQRVAATVDAFFEFVERKDAAFRMVFESDLINEPAVAERVERMMGLCADSVSVVVKEDTGLPQEQAHLIGMAMVGMCQVVARYWLSKGTSIPREEASRLVATLGWRGLGGLPLHEDGTGEHPGA